One genomic segment of Gemmatimonadaceae bacterium includes these proteins:
- a CDS encoding MBL fold metallo-hydrolase, with translation MTAPTPLVESRKVGDLTVHAIQAGGQKLDGGAMFGVVPKPLWEKRIPADDRNRIQLGMRCLLVEHESGLILIDTGAGNKEDARLLDIYGIENAGAEGRTMLEDGLTQIGVRPEDIGIVINTHLHFDHAGGNTYRNADNDIGVSFPNARYIVKRGEYDYATHTNERTAASYFERNFLPVVRSHKFEFVSREKEIVKGVRVVPTPGHTPFHQSVLIESGGERACFLGDLVPTHAHLSLPWIMGYDVEPLVTLETKRRLLHQAEAEEWLMIFEHDATVPWGRIEHDGRNYKLMDSQQPSS, from the coding sequence CTGGTCGAAAGTCGCAAAGTCGGGGACTTGACCGTTCACGCGATTCAGGCGGGCGGGCAGAAGCTCGACGGCGGCGCGATGTTCGGCGTCGTTCCCAAGCCGCTTTGGGAAAAGCGCATCCCCGCCGATGACCGTAACAGAATTCAGCTGGGCATGCGCTGTCTGCTGGTCGAACACGAATCCGGGCTCATTCTCATCGACACGGGCGCGGGCAACAAGGAAGATGCCAGACTTCTAGATATCTATGGGATCGAAAACGCGGGTGCCGAGGGGCGCACGATGCTGGAAGACGGGCTTACCCAAATTGGAGTGCGGCCCGAGGACATCGGTATCGTCATCAACACTCACCTCCACTTCGACCATGCGGGCGGCAACACGTATCGCAACGCCGACAATGACATCGGCGTTTCGTTTCCCAATGCACGATACATCGTAAAGCGTGGCGAGTACGATTACGCAACCCACACCAACGAACGCACGGCCGCGAGCTACTTCGAACGCAACTTCCTGCCGGTTGTGAGGTCGCACAAATTCGAGTTCGTCAGTCGTGAGAAGGAAATCGTCAAGGGAGTGCGGGTTGTGCCAACCCCTGGACACACGCCGTTTCATCAAAGCGTTCTAATCGAATCTGGCGGCGAGCGCGCGTGTTTTCTTGGCGACCTCGTGCCGACCCACGCGCACCTCTCGTTGCCCTGGATCATGGGCTACGATGTCGAGCCATTGGTGACGCTCGAGACAAAGCGCCGTTTGCTTCATCAGGCGGAAGCTGAGGAGTGGCTGATGATTTTCGAGCACGACGCCACGGTGCCATGGGGCCGAATCGAGCACGACGGCAGGAACTACAAGCTTATGGACAGCCAGCAACCCAGCAGCTGA
- the infC gene encoding translation initiation factor IF-3, which yields MRVNRQIRISPLRVIAADGAQLGIMDVETALAAAVEQGLDLVEVAPLARPPVVRIMDYGKFKFEQAKMARQAKKKQHIIHLKEVKFRPGIEEHDFMTKTRHAREFLGEGNKVKVTLMFRGRQIAHPELGRVVVNRVATDLADIAKVESEPKFEGKFMTMILAPK from the coding sequence GTGCGCGTGAACCGGCAGATTCGCATCAGCCCGCTCCGCGTCATTGCAGCCGACGGCGCGCAGCTCGGAATCATGGATGTTGAGACCGCACTCGCCGCCGCGGTGGAGCAGGGACTGGATCTTGTGGAAGTTGCTCCACTCGCCCGGCCGCCTGTGGTTCGCATCATGGACTATGGGAAGTTCAAGTTCGAGCAGGCCAAGATGGCGCGTCAGGCCAAAAAGAAGCAGCACATCATTCACCTCAAGGAAGTGAAGTTTCGTCCCGGTATCGAGGAGCATGACTTCATGACGAAAACCCGGCACGCGCGGGAGTTCCTTGGGGAAGGCAATAAGGTAAAGGTGACATTGATGTTCAGAGGCCGTCAGATCGCGCATCCGGAGCTCGGCCGTGTGGTGGTCAACCGCGTTGCAACAGACCTCGCCGATATCGCGAAGGTGGAATCTGAGCCGAAGTTTGAAGGAAAGTTCATGACGATGATTCTCGCACCAAAGTAG
- the rpmI gene encoding 50S ribosomal protein L35 codes for MPKMKTHKGAKKRFSVTGTGKVKRMKAFKSHILTKKSSKRKRNLRRSTTIATPGEAKNIKRLLQA; via the coding sequence ATGCCGAAAATGAAGACCCACAAAGGCGCCAAGAAGCGGTTCTCCGTAACGGGGACCGGCAAGGTGAAGCGCATGAAGGCGTTCAAGAGCCACATCCTCACGAAGAAGTCGTCGAAGCGGAAGCGTAACCTCCGCCGTTCCACCACGATTGCGACTCCGGGTGAAGCAAAAAACATCAAGCGCCTCTTGCAGGCATAA
- the rplT gene encoding 50S ribosomal protein L20, translating to MPRVRSNVVRLKRKKQVMKAARGAFGARSKLWKAAKENVERGWKYAYRDRKNKKRDFRRLWIVRINAGARQHDMSYSVFMNGLKQAGIEIDRKVLSDIAIHDAAAFGALAERARAALAAV from the coding sequence ATGCCTCGCGTAAGATCGAATGTTGTACGCCTGAAGCGTAAGAAGCAGGTAATGAAGGCCGCTCGCGGTGCGTTCGGCGCCCGCAGCAAGCTCTGGAAAGCGGCGAAAGAGAACGTCGAGCGTGGCTGGAAATACGCTTACCGTGATCGCAAGAACAAGAAACGCGATTTCCGCCGTCTTTGGATTGTCCGCATCAATGCCGGCGCACGCCAGCACGACATGAGCTACAGTGTGTTCATGAACGGCCTCAAGCAGGCCGGGATCGAAATCGACCGCAAGGTGCTCTCGGACATCGCCATTCACGACGCCGCGGCTTTCGGAGCGCTGGCGGAAAGGGCACGGGCAGCGCTCGCGGCCGTGTGA